Sequence from the Strix uralensis isolate ZFMK-TIS-50842 chromosome 1, bStrUra1, whole genome shotgun sequence genome:
TGTTCATGATGCTGTCATGCAGTTGCTAGACCAATGTTCCCTCCAGTTACTGAGTCTCCACTGACTGCATTATCTGTGCCATAGCACAGAAGTCGTTCCACCTATTTGATTCTGTACCTTGAGTACTTCAATTTACACCCTTCCACCAAAGCAGGAACCCTCCTTTCACCAAAACCCTGGAAGCACCTGGGAATAGCTCTTCTCTGGCACTCCTGCCCCATGTGAATGAGACACTACAGCTCTTGCCCATCTCTTTGCCCATCTTACCCTCAAACTTTTTCTCAGGTCTGAAAGTTTAATTGAATCAGTTACTTCCAAGCTCCTCTCAGGCCAGCTGTCCTTCACTTAGTGCAAAATGAAATCATTGGTCACAGATGTGTATTTGTCCTGCTCCGTGGGGGCTGCACCTGAGGTGGGAGAGGTACTGCTGCCTTTGGTATATAACCAGCCTCATGGCATCTCCTAGTTGCTCTGTTAGAGCTTGATCTGTGGGAGTGTGAGATGAGTGTGGAAGCTGGGAAGAAACGTGGTCATGTTCCTACTTCTGGGGACAAGAAGTCTAAGAGGAAGCCAAAGAGAAAGGAAACCTATTCAGTCTATATCTACAAAGTACTGAAGCAGGTgagtaaatgtttcttttctgctagAAGCTGCTTCATATGTAAAGTTACTTATGCCCATTGCACCTTAACCTtataaagaggaaggaaggaaggaaaatctGCTTGTTAGTGTGATTGAAAAAAAGAATGGGTACAGGAGAGCCTCAGCTGAGTCTCAGAAGTGTGTGTGAGGGGATTCTTGAGGTAGGAGACAAGAGGTGGATCTAGATCAGAAAGGGTTTCCTAGAGAGAATAAGCTTTAGTGCAGGGTTCAGCCTAAAGAAATAACTGAGTAGCAGTCAATAGGGCAAGAACAGCTGCTGTTAGCCCTATGAGTAAGCATTAAAATCTTTCTGGTAGTTTCTGTGGGGGAAATGAGAAGAGAATTTTGAGAGGGTGCCAAGAGTTGTCTAGGCTTCGGTCATCTGCATGAGCCTGTAGGCAGGACTCAGAGCACGTGGGCACTTCCACCCCTTACAGGTTTGTTTTCCACAGGGGGTTGTGCAGAGGCTCCTGCCAGTGCAGTCCCAAAGCCGCTGTAGTATCATGGGGGCCTGATACAAGTGGCACACTACTCAAGACCTTCAGGGTGACAACTATGGGTCCCTTTGGGGTTAGAGTGCCCTgtctggggtgggaagggggccCCCATTTTTCTGGGCATGCTGGAGCTCCCGCTCCCTGCAGGGCGATGAGTCTGTGTGACAGCACTTGGTTACCACCTGGCAGGTACACCCGGACACCGGCATCTCCTCTAAGGCCATGAGCATCATGAACTCCTTCGTCAACGACATCTTTGAGCGACTGGCGGCGGAGGCCTCGCGCCTGGCCCAGTACAACCACCGCTCCACCATCACCAGCCGCGAGGTGCAGACAGCCGTGAGGCTCCTGCTGCCTGGCGAGCTGGCCAAGCACGCCATTTCCGAGGGCACCAAGGCTGTCACCAAGTACACCAGCAGCAAGTGACTGGCCGGGGCCTCAATAAATTCCTGCTGCATTGACCGTGCCCTGTCTTTCATGGCGCCgctgggaggggggggtgggaTTCGCTACCACCATGGGGATGGCACGGTGTGTGGGAAGAGGCCGTGTCCAGCCGTCGGGACCCGAGGGAAGTGGGGGATGCCTAGGGTGGGGGGTGCTGTCCCTCCGTGTCGGGGTGGGGGGCTGGTCCTGTGGGGAGTGGGGTCAGAGCTTTCAGCTGGGGTGGGAGGTGTGGAGAGGCTCTCGCTCTGGTCCTGCCCGCTTCGAGAACTTTTAGCCTGGGCCCTGGCCTGCCTCAGGGTGCGTTGCATCGGTTTTAACCAGGAATCCAGAAAGAGGATGGAGCACAGATCTGTCCTAGTTTATCCCAGAGTACTGGCTGAATTACCATTCATGTGCTCCTCTTCAAGGATGTTACAGGGGAACCTCAGTGTGGGGAGTAACAGTTGGAAGCTTGATACAAACTGGTGAAATTGCTTTGGCGCTCAAATATTCTGCAGTTTTCTAGTACAACCTCTTGTAGCTCAAAGGAGCTATCTGTTGTCTTTCCCATTTACAAGGAATAAAGATGAACTAGCCACTGGACTTTGAAGTTGGTTGCCATTAGGGTCTTGTCCGTGTCATAAGCACGAT
This genomic interval carries:
- the H2BK1 gene encoding histone H2B type 2-K1, encoding MSVEAGKKRGHVPTSGDKKSKRKPKRKETYSVYIYKVLKQVHPDTGISSKAMSIMNSFVNDIFERLAAEASRLAQYNHRSTITSREVQTAVRLLLPGELAKHAISEGTKAVTKYTSSK